The following is a genomic window from Manihot esculenta cultivar AM560-2 chromosome 9, M.esculenta_v8, whole genome shotgun sequence.
TATTATATTATGCATTTAACATATTGAGTTTTTGATATTTACATTGTTTTAAATTAGTGgtataaaaattacaaatagaaatacaaattaaaagtgtatttataaaattagaaatagatttataaataaatattttattacatttaCAAACGGATTATATCGTATATAATTTAGCAAGCAATGTCCATGAAATGGACATGTTTAAATTGGAATTAATCTTTTGTAtgattaatgaatttataaatgaataaattatttaaattttaaatgaattttataaatatataaacaaattaaattatatataaattttatatcagccatttatattataaacataTTTATAAATGGGCGgactatttatattataaataaatttatatgcagattatttatttgtatataaaattttatttataaataagagaatatataatgaaaaattttattttccatttaaaaaatattacatatgaGATTTACATAAATGGGTTTGCGAtcgtaaattaaattacaaatgaAAGTGCATAATTTTCAACCAGATTTTTCCAtgtgtaaattaattttatttttagtggcAAGTCTAATAAGAATGTTGAACAAATACTTGGTCTCTTTCTATTCGCAGAAGAGACATTACAGTGGTAAAAGTTAGGATCTTTTTATTAGGATTTgaacaatataaataaatataaaggcTGGGGGAGAAATAATAGGAttgcaaaaaatatataagatcatttattattatgaaaataaatgaataattttatttgacgTTTATTcgctaataaaaattaaataattcaatatatttttaaaattttaagttataaaattctaataatgtgatatgaaaatatatacaataatttaatattatactaaaaaggaattagttttatttaaattaattaaattaatcaatacTTTGAATAAATTtcaacttataaaattatagtaaaaaaataagaattctAATATAGGAATAAAACTCCTTCTACATTATTTATAAaggaataatattaataaattaaactaatattatgtttttaatggaataaaataaaatgatataaaatattaatgtgattgattaattttgaaattctaataaatttttaaagttagtttgcagtaaaattaatataataaacttaatttaattaattaaataataattttaattgattataatatatatatatatatacataaaatttttttgagactattatatttaatttaattgcgtgattattaaattattaacaatATATAGCGAAAAGTAATgggagataaaaaaatattctcaAATTAAACGCTcaagatatatattttttgtaaggtattttgattttaatttttttattatttatcttattatataaaattaaataatataaatttaattttaatatggaaattaatttgttattaaataatatatatagcactttagcaaaaataaattattattatataaatttaatttgttattaaataatatttttatatgaaaatttaatgaaaaattacaaCGAGTAATGCATTTCCTTTACCAGCAGGCAGAGAGCCTTCCTTTTCcgattctctatttcctttcctcATTCCCAATCTCCTATCCATCCCTAAAAACAACTGACTAGAgatcgatgatgatgatgatgaagatgccttggaggaggaagagcaggagcttccatcttcagctacAACGGGCAATTGGTACCATTCCTATTGTTATTTACCAATTATTGCCATTCTTCTACTTCCACACTTGAAGATGCACGCTTCTTCacaaataacttcaaatctgcTTCTTTTACCTGCCTTCATGATGCAATTGCTTCCTTTAATCGTGTAATTCATATGCATCCTCTTCCTTCTAGGGCTCAATTTAGTAGATTCTTATCTGCCCTTGTGAAAATGAAACAATATCACACTGTCCTTTCCATGTCCAAAACAATTGAATTGCTAGGAATCTCTCACGATGTTTATTCTCTTAGcatcttaattaattgcttCTGCCACTTACACCTTGTGGATTTTGGTTTCTCTGTTTTTGGTAAGATGCTCAAATTGGAATTGGAGCCTGACGTTGTGACATTTACTACcttaattaatgggctttgTATAGAGAGTAAAATCGACAAAGCAGTGGAATTTTTCGATGATATGGTTGCATGTGGTTATCAACCTGATGTTCGTACCTACAGTGTGATAATAAACGGATTGTGTAAATTTGGGAAAACAAATCTGGCTATTGGGCTACTAAAGGGAATGCCTGATAGAGGTTGTGAGCCAAAAGTTGTGACATACATTGCAATCCTTGACGCCCTTTGCAAGGATGAGCTAGTTGGTGAGGCTTTAGAGCTCTTCTCTCAAATGAGGAATAAGGGCATTTCACCTGATGTCATCACTTACACTGGTTTAATTCACGGTGTTTGCAAATTAGGCCAAAAGAACCAAGCTTTGGCCTTGATGAATGAAATGGTGGAGCAGAACATATCACCTGATGTTTATACCTTCAATGTATTGATTGACGCCCTCTTTGTAAGGATGGAATGGTTTCAGAGGCTCAAAATACATTCAAtataatgattcaaagaggtgtagAGCCTAATGTAGTCACCTACACTTCCTTAATTGATGGTCTTTGCATTTCAGACCATTTCAGGGAAGCTTTGGCCTTGTTGAAAGAAATGGTGGGGAGGAGCATATCCCCTAATGTTTTTACCTTCAATATATTGATCGACACTCTTTGTAAGAAAGGACTCATTTCAAATGCAgagaatataatcaaaataatgattcaaagaggtgtggAACCTACCATTGTCACTTATAGTTTATTGATGGATGGATATTGTCTAGGCAGCCAAATTGATAAGGCTAGAAAGCTATTTGATCTGATGGTGACCAATCAAATAGCTGACATTTTTAGCTACAACATTTTGATCAATGGATATTGTAAGTGCAAAATGATAGATGATGCAAAGCagattttttatgaaatgtctCATAAAGGTTTAGTTCCTGATGCTGTTACTTATCATACTCTTATAAAGGCTATGTTTCAAGCAGGGAGGCGCCAAACTGCAAAAGAGCTCTTTAAGGATATGTGCTCTCATGGTCAACAGCCAAATATTGTAACCTTCTCAATTATGATTGATGGCTTGTGTAGACAGGGGAATCTCGATGAGGCACTCACCCTATTGAAAGCAATGGAGAAAAGTCAGTTgaagcctaattttgtgatctaTAGCAGTCTGATCAATGGTATGTGCAAAGTTGGGAAGATTAATGATGCCAAGGAACTTTTTTCTAGTCTTTTTGAAATTGGTTTACAAcctgatgtttatgtatataatgCAATTATGAAAGGACTCTGCCAACAAGGATTAATGGATGAAGTGTATAAGGTATTTAAAGACATGGAAAAGGTAGGATGTTTACCAAATAATTGTTGTTATAATATCATCATTCAAGGGTTTCTCAAGCATGAGGATTTACCAAAAGCATCAGAACTAATCAACGAAATGGTTGATAAGGGGTTCTCTGCTGATGCTGCTACCACAGAATTGGTAGTACATTTATCGCGGAATAATAATCTCATTCTGAGGCTTTTAAAGGTGCGCAATGAGGGATCAACAAACTAAAGTTGTTATATCTTGATCATTCAAGTGTATCTTGGAGCGCAACTTGGTAATTacctttttcaaatataatagatatgtaatttaactaacttcttcaaatatcatttttaatttcaatcagcTGTGATTCTCTTGCACAAAACGAAAATTTCTAACTCTGCAAATTACCTGTGATGGAAACCATGATATGCGTGTGCCTTTCTCTTGAATTCAAACATGGACTAGATCTCTTTGATATAAGATTGTTGATGAATGGAGGTCATGGATTTCTAATCATCAAGTTGCTGCATGGTAAACCCACCATCtccattacaattttttttttggttgctACTGCAGCCTTTACTCGAGAGCTTAGTCCTAAAATTGAGTTGAGAACTAAAACTAATTGGTTCCATACTACAATGCCTAAgaatctttatctatttttatttttgtgctcAATGACCTTTCAAAATGCCATCATTTCTCTTGTAGGTTCTTGCAAGGATATTACTACAACTTCACCTTTCTAACCATACAGGTATAAGCAATTCTTTTTcgcttaattattataatttttaataataatgaaactAATGATTATAAACCAGTGTGCTTTAATTGAGAATTGATTTAACAATTATACTACACTATAAATGCAGAGCGCAGGATATACAGTCCCAGAATACTAGGTAAGAGAATCACTAGACTTCTACAACTGTTGGTTGGATGAAATGTCACTAACGGATATATTTTAGTGTTGGATCACCATTTGAGTTATTTATATGGTGCATTTTGCGATACATTTGTGTGGTGTTATGAATGTGAAACACATTGTTTCTTACTGTTTGAGATGTTAGTTAAGTTAGGCAAGAAAAGTTGTTTCGGTTGTTTTTACCACTTTCTAAACCTTGTaatatactttttctttttgcttgatGCATCTTTCTTGAAGTTTTTGTGATTCTGCATTCATGGGAAATGGTTTGTTAGAGAAGGTGGGTTTGACAGGGTACATATTGAGAGGTAGGAAATCGATTGCAAAATGATTCAGAACCCAAGAATCTATATCAGTTGTTGTTTACTTTACAAAATTGAATAAACTATGGGATAAACTTGGTGCTTTAAAGcatcatctaactattacacatTAGATCTTTCTTGTAGTGCAGTAGTGTCAATACAAAGAAACTTCATTGATTAAATGGAATACTCTTGTTGCATTTCTTCCCTTAGATCTTTCTTCTCTCCTTTTAATCATATCAGATTGGTGTGGGGAATGAGATGAAAATAAAATCTTGGAATGATAGACGATCGGTTGGTAATGTTACTCTCAAATTCTCCTTTAGCAGACTATTAAATTTAGCAGCTAACTTATACTACTTAATTAGTAGTGGGCAACATactaaaaagaaaaactatAATTCTTGCTAAGAATCAGattcaaataaaaaacaaatactATAGTTCTTACTAAGAATTAGAACCAAACcaaatttttaatactttattgtttaaaaccacatttgaaattaaatttcggTATAATTTTGATATGGTTGTAAGCAATTTCATTACTGTCtaaatttgtttttaattttttttttactttaattttagtttcattttgatttaaattttaatttttacgaataaaatcataatagctttttatgtatattttaaaatagtaaataattaatattaaaataataataaaaataataacagtagtaatataatatatatatatatacatatctcgataagaatgttttattattttatgtagttattaattatataattttaattaaaaatatatgtaattgatatataaatatatattatattactaaTACGTAATTTactcatataattaaaaaattacaaaataattaatacgTTTAtgattgatataaaaaaatacaaacaaatggatatatatatatatatatatactataataatttttaaattaaatagtaattttattaaataatagatattagcaaatataataaaattttgaatatttcaattacaataaaaaaaatcaactaaaatgatatattttcttaattttaatttattataatttttttggataactttgattaaatatattcatataataatGTGATATTAATATAATAGGAGCTCAAATTTAATTGCCTAtttgcaataataataataataataataataataataataataataataataataataataataaattaataaagagatgaaaaaatatcggtaaaatattatttagtttgtCAAAGCGTTAAATTTGGTTGAAGAGAAAGGGACATTTACATTTTTAAAGGGCAAACTCAAAGCGGGAATATAATGATTTATATGGCTTTAAAGAAATAAATCCTACCAGAGGTTCTTATACCCCACTTCTGATTAGATTGATGGGAGAATGAGAGATAGCTGAGTTTCGAGAGGTgatttgttcaaaaatcacaaagGCGACTTGTTACAAGATTTTGGAGTCGCTTTTATCAAAATGTCAGTTTTAGAGCTATTCGTACGAAACTAAATATAAAAGGAAGTTTCTTATTAGCAATCTGATATATTTTTCTATGCTATAAAATCTTAGTATCATGTAAAACATCGTTTTAATGGTTCAAGCGAGATAGTGGGTAACATGCTAAAAGGAAAAGCTATAGTTCTTATACTTTTATCAACAAATTTTACTAACAAATTTTATCAATGtatgttaataattttaatgaatttattaacgaatttaaaaattttttcgataatttttaatataaaaaattgtgtAAAAATTCATTAGATCCATTAATAAATCACTAACAATTTTAATCTGTTAGTAAATTTAGGGGTGTAAATAAAACAAACCGTTTGTGAGTTATTTTATATTCGACTTGACTTCTAAACGAATTAAActcgaacttaatttttaggtTTATTTAGTAAACGAAGCAAACTTAAACTTCATAATATTCGTCTCGTTAAGACTGCTGAGCTCGACTCGCATATGAATTAATGAGTAACCTCGTAAATAGTCTTGTTAAACAGGTTGAGATTAATatcataagaaaaataaatttaaatcttaCATATACTTTTAAGAGCCAaatctgatgatctgagatccagaaaatatggttttacaatgggttctgtaaaactggaaaaagttTAGACCTAGATGAGAGTATTtccccttttatatgtttccttttgtccgctagtgacgtgtaacagaacgTGTGTCATTGGgtcacctgtccctgctacgttgatacggacgtacgagggaatcataTCTCtgttccatgcgtaacggcccctgattctccccgggcgagcatgcggatggtcccacaaggcgaaTGGGCTGGATTCCTTTCTGAGTCCGAGCTGGGCCGGAAGATAAGGTTAAGACTAGACTCAGAAGGAATCTGTTCATTGGGCCGGAAGAGCTGGACCGGCCTGCGAAAAACTTGATTGGAACCCAGTCATTGAGCTGAGAGGGCTGGACCTGGTTCTTGGAGGGGGCTTAGAAGCCTTTAGACTATGAGCTGTCCTAATGGGCCCGGCCTTAGACTGGGGCGAAGAAaaccagcggtcatcaattgcccctttaccttctcgttaGTTATTGTCTCGACTgacgagggggtaaatcccaagaatcattatgaccgcgcctgtttaTGTACTGCTTCCATCATAACGCTCTTTCATCCTTTTGTCATTTTGACTTTCAAATCCCCTCTGTCCTTTTTCTATTTCTAGCTTTCCTCTGTTCTTTGTGCACATTGCTATCTCCACTTTCCCGCTTTTATTTTCAAGGTacgtttttccttcctttttcatgAATATCTTTTAAGGACCCTGACACAGTTGGCCTAGAGTTTAGCATCATCCCATCCAGCATAAAAACCCTCATTCTTTGAGTATAAATTGATATTATCCCTATTGCCACCTTCAGGACCCTTACCGGAATGAAGGATCTTTCTTTCCGATCCACATGCCTTCTGGTATAATCTGTCTTCAGACAGGTGTGAGCTTGGTCTTTTCTGTTAAACAGAAAGAGTATGCTTTATCTTTTTTAACCTTTTTCTTCCACGGGGTTTTCTAGTGTTTCGAGGTTGCTTCTCAAACGCTGACCCCTAATTTCATTCTTCTTCATGTCTTCTTCCGAATCTGTCTAGCTGAGCGTAGGTGTTATATCCACAGGGTGTCTGTTCGATACCTTTTCTTTGCTAGTCAAGGCGAGCCagaaattttattactttgtaTGTCCCAAAGGTCTGTTTTAATCTTACCTTTGTGATTTTTATTGAGAGTCGTTCTGACTTGCCCCGGTTTTGAgtttttttgcagcttctaagATGAAGACGGGTCAGATTAAGCCCCCTAAAATTCTTATGCTGCCCAGAGGGATCTTGAACGTTGCCCTGGACGCCCTCCTAGTAGGACGATCGGCGGGGGGGTTTACCCAACAAGTGACCAAAGTCATATCGTTCAGGTTATCTAGCCGGCCTCCTCTTCCTACTCCTGCCCAAGCTCCGGAGCCGAGCTTTCGAGGTGCCGAATCTTCAAGGCTGCCAAGTATCGACAGGTCGGTCTCAGTCGCTCTAGCTGTTCGAGCTCTCAAGTCTCTTCGGACTTCAAAACCGAGCGAGGACTCCGGGTTGACGGGAGCGAAGCCTGCCCCGCCTTTTGGCGACGCTTCTGGAGAGAGGCTTGAGGCCTCCACAGCTGAGATGGGGACCCTTGCAAGCAGGGCTAAGGTCGCCTTTGTGAGGAATGCCCATGGAGTCCTTTCCGAGGTCGGCCCAACTGCCGAGGGTAGGGAACTCAGCTTTGTAGATGATGGG
Proteins encoded in this region:
- the LOC110607262 gene encoding pentatricopeptide repeat-containing protein At1g62670, mitochondrial; the protein is MQLKEFGRWAWRGLEVEEVLGLQVNESKSCVYLARVLEEMKQQILQFLNFREGFLPVIYLGLPLMLKLELEPDVVTFTTLINGLCIESKIDKAVEFFDDMVACGYQPDVRTYSVIINGLCKFGKTNLAIGLLKGMPDRGCEPKVVTYIAILDALCKDELVGEALELFSQMRNKGISPDVITYTGLIHGVCKLGQKNQALALMNEMVEQNISPDVYTFNVLIDALFVRMEWEALALLKEMVGRSISPNVFTFNILIDTLCKKGLISNAENIIKIMIQRGVEPTIVTYSLLMDGYCLGSQIDKARKLFDLMVTNQIADIFSYNILINGYCKCKMIDDAKQIFYEMSHKGLVPDAVTYHTLIKAMFQAGRRQTAKELFKDMCSHGQQPNIVTFSIMIDGLCRQGNLDEALTLLKAMEKSQLKPNFVIYSSLINGMCKVGKINDAKELFSSLFEIGLQPDVYVYNAIMKGLCQQGLMDEVYKVFKDMEKVGCLPNNCCYNIIIQGFLKHEDLPKASELINEMVDKGFSADAATTELVVHLSRNNNLILRLLKVRNEGSTN